One genomic segment of Actinomycetes bacterium includes these proteins:
- a CDS encoding helix-turn-helix transcriptional regulator → MTTFQRGPSALAAQLRALREDAGLTGTSLAQQAGWGQSKVSKIETGRQLPTEDDIRQWARVAGAPAGKVEELLASLRHARVEFATWREQYRTAGGGAAKQADIAALEARATRIGEFQPAFIPGLLQTAQYARELLVAWALDAAQGALGIGGADVDPLVAARMQRQQLLYQPGKQVQLVVLEAALYSRVCSPEALAGQLDRLLAVTSLPNVEFGIIPFAARLPVFPICSFMIFDTELVTAETLTGEQQVNEPEQIALYDRFFTLLRDSAARGQDAVAIIHGALGELRLSR, encoded by the coding sequence TTGACCACCTTCCAGCGCGGACCTAGCGCGCTCGCCGCCCAGCTCCGGGCGCTTCGGGAGGATGCCGGCCTGACCGGCACCTCCCTGGCCCAGCAGGCCGGCTGGGGCCAGTCCAAGGTTTCCAAGATCGAGACCGGCAGGCAGCTCCCGACCGAGGACGACATCCGCCAGTGGGCTCGCGTGGCTGGCGCGCCCGCCGGCAAGGTCGAGGAGCTGCTCGCGTCCCTGCGGCACGCCAGGGTCGAGTTCGCGACCTGGCGGGAGCAGTACCGCACGGCCGGCGGCGGCGCGGCCAAGCAGGCCGACATCGCGGCGCTGGAGGCGCGGGCGACGCGGATCGGGGAGTTCCAGCCGGCGTTCATTCCCGGGTTGCTCCAGACTGCGCAGTACGCCCGGGAGCTGCTGGTGGCGTGGGCGCTGGACGCGGCCCAGGGCGCACTTGGCATCGGCGGGGCCGACGTTGACCCGCTGGTCGCGGCGCGCATGCAGCGCCAACAGCTCCTGTACCAGCCCGGCAAGCAGGTCCAGCTCGTCGTCCTCGAGGCCGCCCTGTACTCGCGGGTCTGCTCGCCCGAGGCGCTCGCGGGGCAGCTCGACCGGCTGCTGGCCGTCACGAGCCTCCCCAACGTCGAGTTCGGCATCATCCCCTTCGCCGCCCGGCTACCGGTGTTTCCGATCTGCTCGTTCATGATCTTCGACACCGAGCTGGTGACGGCCGAGACCCTCACCGGGGAGCAGCAGGTCAACGAGCCCGAGCAGATCGCGCTCTACGACCGCTTCTTCACCCTCCTGCGCGACAGCGCCGCCCGTGGGCAAGACGCGGTGGCGATCATCCACGGGGCGCTCGGCGAGCTCCGCCTGAGCCGCTAG